The genome window CCCAGGAATAACCTTTGCTCTGAATCttcttcactgctttttctggAATCCAAAAGACTTCTGGATGCAATGTTTGTCCCCATCTTTAGAGGTGATTTTTCTCACTTGCTGTTTGAAAAGACAATTCCAAACCATGCTCCTTTTCATTTCTGACCACTCTATTACAGACTTCCTTGGTTCATGCTTTCAAACCCTCTACCTTCTTCCATGTCTACATTTCTTGTTCCAGGTGAATTTTTTGAGTTATGTGGCTCTTGCAacagcagctcttcccaccCTGGAGAGGAACAGAGGTGCTCTAGTGGTTGTTTCTTCCCTCACAGGTTGGTGACTTTACCTGAAGTGGAAGCCATGGTTCCCAGTACTGTTCATGTGTACTGTTCATATTTCTCTGTTCAACTCCTAAACACAAACTGTGCTTTTCATAGTATATAACAATATTATAATAaacatataataatataatgtgTACTAATATATAAAGGGAGACTCACCTGAACAGGAGTTGATACAGTATGGCAAATGCTGCATCTTTTCCCAGATTCCCTCTCCATGGATCCTCCTTACACCCAgtttcctggtgttttccattctctctttcccctttccaggGAGAATGCCCACTCCCTTCACCACTTCTTATTCTGCCACCAAGTTTGCACTGGATGGATTCTTCGGCTCACTGCGCCACGAGCTCATCATGCAGAGGAGAAATGTGTCTGTCACACTGTGCATCCTGGGCCTGATTGATACTGCTTCAGCACTGGAGTACACCAGGTATGTATTTGTCTGCAGGAACACATCTCTTCTTGAGAGCATGcaaaaaaatgcacagcaacTCTAAGAGGGCTGTCTGGGGAGAGTGCACCTGCCTGGGCACATCACAGGGGTTGTTCATTATGGAACAGGAAGCCCTGTGGGGTCAGTGTGCCCAGTTCAaaccccagcctggctctgagTGACCCTCTCCCATTCCCTTGCAGGGGCAAAGTGCACCTCAGTGCCTCCCCTGCTCCCGAGGCCGCGCTCGCCATCGTCCGCGGTGGAGCTGCTCGGGCACACGAGGTTTTCTACCCAcggtggctgcagcagctctgctgcctctgggctCTGTTCCCCAGCAGCGGGAACCAGGTGCTGCGGACTTTCTATAACTACAGCAGTCCCTAAGGGATGCCCAGTCTCATCCTACATCCCTTCTAATCATGTTCCTGCCATCCCACTCAACCAGTGGTAtcaagcaggagcagggcagcagcggTGGCAAAGTCCCCTTTTCCTAACATGACCTGTGGTCTCTCATCTGCTTCAGCCatggttctgctgctgctaccCATCAGTCAGAGATCTTTCCCGCTGTTCACTCTGCCTTAGCCCTCCTCCTTCAGCCTCACCTGTCTGCTTTGACTGCAGCCAGCCTTTTCTCAGACCCAGATTTAACCCCTGTCCATCTGCACAGGATGTCCTGGAATGTCTGTACATTCCTGGGTCGTCCTCCTCCACCACTTCATTTTGGATTCCACGAACCCTCTTGCTTCCTCTAAGTAGAATTTTAATCTCCAGTTtaataaaacaagtttttaatGTGTTGGTATTATGTGGTGATGCTTCCTCTGTGAAGAAATATTGGTCCCTGGATTCTGTGGGCCAAGGGCTGTTTGCTGACCTGTGACCTGTTAAATTAGCCCAGGGCTTTGGCAATGTCTTCAAGTGTAAGCATTACCTAAAAGCAGATGCAACTAACAAGATGAAGTAGAGCCCCAGTTACTTAGCAAGTAaaacttttattaaataaatttaggattttttttttttgaccagaGTGAGGAATTTGACATTGACAAAGCTTGTATCGCACCTGTAACATTGTTCAGTCACATCAGTAACTGTGATGGAAGAAACTGTAAATGCTTGTTTTAAACCAGCTTGACCTAGGAGTCCcaaagtccttttttttcccattttgcatttgttcatattttttctttttttttttttttgttttgttcaaaaTTAGACTAAGTTTAAACTTCATGAAATTACTTGTAGCAGAAATAAAGTACATTATACAAATCACATACATAATAGATGTTAAGTATAAAAATGGTATTTACAATAAGTAAACATGGACTATAGAAACACACAGACTCTCACAGCTTCATTCACCTCTCATAAACTCTCAGCGTCAGACACAGAAGGGTGGTTGAGGAGATGTGAAGGTACTTCAAGGACTGTGCCACAAACACCTGAACAAAGGGCAAACTGGAGGAGAATGAGAGTTGGCCGAGATTCTCCAAAATCCCCATAGCTCACTTCAGTATCAATTGCACCAACTTTGCCCCACCAACTCTCTGTCCCTATTTCAATGTGCTCACAcaccctcacacacacaccaatGTTTGTGGTACCTTATCAAACTCTGGAATATTGAAATCGTTCATTCCTAATCAATCTGGGGTTTGTTGGTCTGCTCTgccttgctttcctttccttatttttgtaGAAACTTGAAGAGACAGTTCCACACTGTTCAAGGGATGTGCCTTGTCAGGATGACACACACCCCCCACTCCCAGGGGatctttttaaaatccagttcTGAACTACATTCTGTGCTTTAGAGTTTGTGTATGTAGTGTATAGAGCTGTccctacatatatatatgtgtgtgtatatatatatgtatatgctgCATAATGTATAATCTGTCTCTTggagggggtgctgggggaaaaaatcccagaatggaACCCTCTTTCATCCTGTTTTCTTTGCATCTGCTGGGGAAAGCTTTGCAGCGAGTGCATGAGGAGAGTCCTCCTGCTGAAATCAGAGGGAGAAAGCGTCCTGTGTCATCTGGAACGGGAACTGCCCACTCCCCAGTGCTGGTATCCGACACAGGGAGGCAgtgtgcagcccctgggagctgtgctggagattGCATCTGCTCACACTCTCATCTTCTCCTGCCTTCATCAAGAAAATGCTGTTGCCATGGAGAGCTGTGAAACACGGATCTGTGCCATGTGTGGGGAGGCAGTGCAGTTCCTCTAAGTAAGGGGactgttttcctgtgctttcagcCTAATCACAGAGTGCTCAGGGTAGGGGCTGGCACCACATCCCAGGAGCTTTGTCTGCAGAAGCCCTTGGAAAGGTAAGACAGAGCTCTCCAGATCCTTAACCAGGCTGGTGCTAAGGTGGATAAGTGACTCAAGCTGAGCAGCTGACTGTGCCCTAATCCTGGAGGAATGTATTTCTCCTTGCTTGTGTTGAGCAGAGAGATgtgctctctccctctctctctctctctctccacccaacccacccccagccccctctcTCCAAAATGTTCAGGCCTATCTGCAGTGCGTGCTGAGAAGACACTGTTGCAAAGGCAAACCCCTCATTTCCAGTACCTCTTGCAAGCAGTCAGTCTCTGAATGGAAAAGTTTGGTCCTGTGagctagtttaaaaaaaaaatagagactgtatatatttatagttaTCTATGAAAGGGCcagaaacagagcaggagggagggagggacggAAGTAAATTTCCACACATCACTGCAGTAACCTAGAGACACACCATGGGTTTGCTTGGTCCATGTTCTCCAGCCACACCCCGAGAGGAAGAGCTCCGtgtcccaggggctgctggttTGCTGGTCCCTTTGCTTTGCACCACGTTAGCAGCAAATATGCGAGTCCAGGCGTGGCAAGAATCTTCCTCCTGGGCAGATATTGAGCCTTCTCTTTAATTGCATGTCttggagaggaggggaggaggaagatgggGTGGGTAAGGTGGGAAGCCGAGGAAGGAAAGGGGTGGTGTCAAAAGAGTCGATAAATTTACTGGCCTCTCTGAAAATCAACCTGAAGCAGAAATTCTTCCTCTGGACTTTCCCTTCACCTGAACAgaaagggggaagggagggaattGGGAGATTAGGAGGATATCTATGCAAACCTCAGGCtttgaactgctgctgctgcttaaaCCTGGAAGACTCTGACTCAAATCAGATCAGCCCTCCCTTGCTCCCCATCTGtaggctggcaggagctggctctTGGACAGCAGCCCTTCAGGGTCTcacc of Parus major isolate Abel chromosome 28, Parus_major1.1, whole genome shotgun sequence contains these proteins:
- the HSD11B1L gene encoding hydroxysteroid 11-beta-dehydrogenase 1-like protein, whose product is MKPIGKVLCATGVVAGLIAFFWGDDFNPESLSGARVLVTGASAGIGEQIAYHYARFGAEIVLTARREAVLQKVMETCLTLGAKKVFYIPADMSSPSEPEKVVQFAVQKLGGLDYLVLNHIGTNRFQEWTGDVEYTRWLMQVNFLSYVALATAALPTLERNRGALVVVSSLTGRMPTPFTTSYSATKFALDGFFGSLRHELIMQRRNVSVTLCILGLIDTASALEYTRGKVHLSASPAPEAALAIVRGGAARAHEVFYPRWLQQLCCLWALFPSSGNQVLRTFYNYSSP